From the genome of Deltaproteobacteria bacterium:
ATTCACGAAAGCCGCGTAAACGATGGCCGCGCGCGCAGCAAAATCATGCTGAGGCTTGCTTGTGGCAAGTCGCAAGCAGGATTTTTGCGAGCACGCGGTCGTAAGTAGCGGATTTCGCGAAGATCGACGGGAGACATTTAGGGACACCCCCTAATTTAAAGTTCATATTAACACGTATATCGTCAATATACATTTTTTTATTGCTAATAAAGACTACAAAAAATTCATAAAGGCCAAAATAAAACGTCATGCAACTTAATTATGACATCTCTATTGATCATAACTCATCGCAAATTCTGCTGTTTTTACATGGTTTTACTGGCAACCGTACTAGTTTTTCACATTTGCAAAAAACATCGCTTCAACAAAAACGTACATTTGTGAGTTTAGATTTACCTGGTCATAATAATGCACCACCGCCACCGTCAGCTATTAGCGGCTGGCAAGCAACTATTGAAGCCTTAGTTGTGGTTATCGATGAGATAATCAACAAATACAGTTTAAAACGCCGACAAGTAGATTTGCTTGGTTATTCTCAAGGCGGGCGATTGGCTTTGGGTTTAGCGCTTAAAAGACCAGAGTGCATTAATCATCTCATTTTAGAAAGCGCCTCTCCTGGTCTTAAAAGCGAAACAGAGCGTGCCAGACGCCGAGCTGAAGATGTAGAACTGGCGCAAATGCTCGAACGCGATGGCCTTGATAGCTTTATTACCTATTGGGAAAATTTACCCCTCTTTGGTGGACTTGCACAATTACCTGCAGAGCTAAAAAACACCCTCGCTTCTCGTCGGCGCTGCCATAGTGCTAAAGGCCTAGCTGCTGCATTGCGCGGATTAGGTCTAGGTATACAGCCAAGCTATTGGGGCGAATTAAAGAAAGTATCGATGCCGGTATTGTTAATCACTGGTGCCAGAGACCAAAAATTTACCAGCATTGCCAAAGCCATGGCGCATGAATTACCGCAAGCACGACATGAGATAATCGCTGGCTGTGGTCACACACCAAACCTAGAAAATACACAAAAGTACGTTGATTTGTTAACAAAGTTTCTCAGTTAATATACACTCAAGTTTTTATCGGTGACCAGCAAATTGCCGCTTAATACTGCGCTGCAGGTTGGCGTAGATCTTAAGTACACAGTTGTCATAAAGATAAAGCATTGTTAGGTTGCAGTAAAATCGCAACTTTGTACTTTTCTTTTATAAAACATATAGGTTTCAGTGGACTTTGCATCTTCTTTCACTTTGCCAGCAGATATGCCCTGCGAGGCTGAACTTTTACAATTGCTGACTAATGCTTTTAAACACCACTCTACCCTTCATCGTAC
Proteins encoded in this window:
- the menH gene encoding 2-succinyl-6-hydroxy-2,4-cyclohexadiene-1-carboxylate synthase: MQLNYDISIDHNSSQILLFLHGFTGNRTSFSHLQKTSLQQKRTFVSLDLPGHNNAPPPPSAISGWQATIEALVVVIDEIINKYSLKRRQVDLLGYSQGGRLALGLALKRPECINHLILESASPGLKSETERARRRAEDVELAQMLERDGLDSFITYWENLPLFGGLAQLPAELKNTLASRRRCHSAKGLAAALRGLGLGIQPSYWGELKKVSMPVLLITGARDQKFTSIAKAMAHELPQARHEIIAGCGHTPNLENTQKYVDLLTKFLS